Sequence from the Thermocoleostomius sinensis A174 genome:
AAGCCAGTTAGATGCATTGTATCGATTTGAGTACTATACCTTCTTGTCTGAGGCTGGGGAGCTTATTGCTGAGATGGCAGACCTCTGTGCAAGGCTACTACACTCCTTGAACAATCAGGTATGATCTAAGCATGAAGTTTGAGTGGGATCAGTCGAAAGCCGCTAGTAATTTGAAGAAACACGGTGTCAGCTTTGAAGAAGCCAAAACCGTATTCGACAACCCTCTGGCGGTCATTTTTGATGATGAGGCTCATTCTGTAGATGAACAGAGAGAAATCATTATTGGTCATTCTCGGCAAAATCGGTTGCTGTTAATTGCTTTTACTGAGCGATCTGGTAATGTCCGTATCATCAGTGCCCGTCTAGCTACTCGCAATGAGCGTGAGGATTATGAGCAAAACGCCCTCTGATCAAACACAAAATTTTGAAGACGAGATTTCACCTGAGTATCGGTTTGATTACGAGAAGGCGAAACCCAATCGATTTGCTGCTGGTCAAAAGCCACAGAAATTAACGGTTGTGGTTTTAGATGAGGATGTGGCTCAGGTTTTTACAACGCCTGAATCAGTCAACAAAGTGCTAAGAGCCTTGATCGAGTCGATGCCACAATCAGCAGGTAGCGAGACAGCCTAACACTACGTTGGTGCGGACGGCACAAAGGTTATTGATGCGAGTTCGAGGTTGTCTGCCGCCGCACAACTTCACCGTTGGGCTGCAATCTTGGGTTCTGAGTTAATCTAAAAATAAAACCTGCAGCGAGGTTAGAAATTGAGTTTTGATTTCTCAACTGCTTCCGATTCAATCACAAATCCATTGGGCTATTTTTCTGGTCAAGGCAAAGATTACGAAAAGTATCGCCTGATTTATCCTGCTTCTGCGATCGATAAAATTTTGTCAGATTTGGGATCTCTCACTCAGATTACTGCTGCTGATATTGGTGCAGGAACGGGGATTGGTGCAAGATTGTTAGCAGATCGAGGCATTCGGGTTGTGGCGATTGAACCCAACAAAGACATGAGAACAGCAGCGACCTTGCACAAAAACGTAGAGTTTCTGATTGGCACTGCTGAACAAATTCCTCTGGAGAATGCATCAGTCGATTTAGTAACCTCGTTTCAAGCATTCCATTGGTTTGATTTTGATAAAAGCCTCAAAGAGTTTCGCCGTATCCTCAAGCCCAGTGGACACTTAGCATTAATATGGAGCTTCTGGGATCAAAGCGACCTTATTTCCAAAGAATACACTCGCCTAGTTTTTGAAGCATCCAAGGATCAAGAGCCTCAATCCCAATCTGGAATGCAACTGAAAGCATGGTTCAAAAGCATACGTTATCAACTATTTTGGCAAGGGTTATGGTTGCCCTACTTTACAAACTTAGAGCGATACGAGTTTGTCTCTAATCAATCCTTAGATTTCCCAGGATTAATCGGTTTAGCCCGCAGTCAAGGATTTACACCGTCTGAAGGGGAAGGTTTAGAAAAACTGATATCAGATTTAGCTGTATTTCATCAACGCTTTTGCGATCGCCAAGGTTCGGTAAGGTTGACGTATCGCACACGCCTGTACACCGCAATTTCCAACCATCCTTAAAGGACTCCTCACTATGGATATAAAACCCTTGCAACAGAAGGCTAAATCACGAGGTATTGCTGTTAATGGGCAAGGTGGTTATCAACGACATATTCTATTGTGTACTGGGTTGCGCCAAAGTGGAGATACTTGTTGCCCGGCTGAAGAAGGTGCTAAAACTTGGAAATATCTGGGTAAACGACTGAAGCAACTTAGCCAAGAAGGACACAATATTTATCGCACAGAAGTGGAATGTTTAATGTTTTGTCGAGGGGGTCCGCTCGCAGTTGTCTACCCTGAAGGGACTTGGTATTGTCATGTTACGCCAGAGGTCTGTGAACGCATTATTCAAGAGCATTTGTTGGAAGGCAAACCCGTTGAAGAATTTAGGTTTGCTTGTAACCCATTATTAAAAGACCTGTAAGCACACTTCCCATACAGGCTAACAACCGCACTGAGCCGGAACTTGCCAACATAGTCTGGTGAGCGTGAACGTTGGGTTACTTCATATTTAGTGGAAACAGCACTTTGATGCTACCTGTGAGCCTCGTGGGCTGTGATAAGCTCAATATCAAATGAGTAGGCTATACAAGCGATGCCTGTTCAAACAAAAGCCCAAGTGCTAGCTCTGCTCCAGGAGTATCACCAAGAGTTACACCGCTTTGGAGTGAAACGTTGCGGCGTTTTCGGCTCGTTTGCCCGTGACACTGCAATTCACCCTCAAAGTGATGTTGATATCTTGGTTGTCTTTGATCCAGACCAGAAAACGTTTGATAACTTTATACATCTATCCTTTTTTCTAGAAGATCTCTTTGGCAGAGCAGTTGACCTTATCACTGTAGAGTCATTAAGCCCTTATATTGGTCCGCATATTTTAGATGAGGTCGAGTATGTCTCCGTCGGCTCGTGAATATTTACAGCATATTCTTGATGAAACGACCTACATCATGACGAGTTCTACGAGTTTAGACAAGACAAAATTTGTGCAAGATGAAACGCTGAAGCGCGCTTACGTTCGTAGTATTGAAGTAATTGGCGAAGCTGTCAAACAGTTGCCAGATGGGTTGCGTCAAAAATACGATGTGATTGAGTGGCCGGTCTATGGCTGGGATGCGTGATCGATTAATTCATAACTACTTTGGTGTTGACTACGACATTGTTTGGGATGTTGTAGCCAATAAAATCCCTACACTTGATGCTGAAATTAGGCTAATTCTTAAACAAGAATATCCATAGGTCGAGTATTGGCAAAAACAGTAGGATTTGCAGCAGCCCAACATAGCCTCTGAGGAGGATGGGGTCAAGTAAGTTTTTGAGTCTTTTTCAGTTGGCTTCTCGGCTTTTGAAACTTAGACAAACGATTGTAGGTTGGCTCTGAAAATGTGCATAATAGTATGCTTCAGAATCAACCATTCGTTCCTATTTTTGTTGCATTTTCTACCTCTTTAATCTTTCCTACTTTATCTCCAATAAAAACTGAATTTCCTTCTCAAATTGCCCCCAGCAACTTTACAATTGGCGAACCCTTACGCTGTAATGCTGCAACATACTTCGCCTCATCATATGGCTCTCGATTCTTCCAACAACCAAACAGAATCCGTATCCACTTGAACGCTAACGACCGCATCGCTGCTGGATGAGAATTGCCCTTGGCTCGCTGCATTCGATAATAGGCTTGTGCCCAAGCACAATGATGTCGGCTTTGATTGACCCACTCTACAAACGTCTGTCGCAAGAAGATCGGACAACTCCATCGCCAATGCACCCAATTCTTCTTGCCACTACTCTCTCTAACAGGGGCAATGCCAAAGTAACACATCATCTGCTGGGCACTGTCAAAACGCGATCGCTCTTCCCCAAAGGCTGCAAGTAATCGGGGAGCCAGATGTTCTCCAGCACCAGGAAGGGCTGCAAACCAACCTGCATCGGGAAGTGCCGTGAAACAACGATCGATCTTGAGCGTCAGTTCCGTTAAGCGTAGGAGTAACGGCTTTAACTGACCGATCAAGGTTTGCACGAGCCATTGCATCGGTTCGACAATGCCTGGGTCTTCGGTTAAGGAAATGCCAGAGGCGGCAATTTGTGCAATCCGACGAGTGATGGCACTACGACGAATCACTTGATGAGAGCGGAAAAACTGAGTTAATTCCTCTGGGGGCGCCGCTTGAGCGTCCTTGAGCGTGGGGTAACGTTCAACAAAAGCGCAAAATACCTGAGTATCCTTGTCCTCAAACCAATCCAACACTTGAGGATAGTAATTCTTCAGCGCAGCAATCCTGCGATTGCTCAGACGGACCTTCTCACCGACCAACATCCGTCTGGATTCAACCCACTGCCTTAATGCTCGCATCTGAGCACTTTCCGGCTGCCAGGCTGGAAGTTTGTCCTGGTGCTTTTGCAGCAGTTCGACCAGGATGCGGGCATCAATTGGGTCTGACTTGGCACGAGACGGCTGAAAGGCTTTGCGGTAGTTGGAAACGGTGCGTGGGTTGATCGGATAAAGCACCAAGTTTTCGTACTGGCAGAGCGCATAAATCAGTGGACCGCGCTTCTGCTCTAAGCACACTGCCAACAAAGCATTGCCGTATCGCTTTCGTAATCCCTTGACCCAAGCAGCAATGGCATCCGGTTGTGCGCCAATGACAGACTCTTCTATTTCACCTGTGGTGCAATCGTAAAGATAAATGTCGTGTTTGCGGTCAGACCAATCAATCCCGATGTAGGCAGCGTACACGTTCTGATTCATGATGTTATTCTCGAACTACAGTTGGTGATGCAACTGGGACTGCTTCTGCTCAGGCGAAAAGATTATGGCAGGTGTAGTCGCACCGTCCTCTGAGGATTCGTTATCGAGAGAAGCACAGGGTGGGGCGAGTCGATATGTTAGTAGACATCAAGTGTCACGCGATGCATGGTCGTCTCCCACCCTGTCTCCCAGTCCTGAGGCTGAGCTTACACCCTCTGCTTCAGTCCTGTCCCCCCATAATTCAAATGCAGCGGACGACTAAGAGCTATCGGTGCTGAGTTTGAAGCTATTTATCGCCGCTGATTTGAGTCGTTATGCCACCTGATCTTTCGCGTGGACAGAGCAGAGAACTTATTCGTCAGTTTTGAGGCTGGTAGCTAGCGCGACTGAAAGGATTAAACAAATTCGGTTATTTAATTCATCTTTAAAGTTGGAAAGCTAAACTCATACTAACTTCGTCAAAAACCAATGCTTGCCAAGACCTCTGTCATGCAAAAAATAGCGACTATCGTACAAATTCTTGCCCTTATCGCCCTGAGTGCTTTTTCAGGTGCTTGTTATTCGTTGCCTTTATAGTGGTTAGATTTTGGCGATCGGCAGAGTCAAGTATTTTTCTATCGTGGATGGCTGAACATTTTTTCCGCTTTCCCTTGCTTATTGATGTCGTTGCGGCTCATCATGCCTTGATCAGGCAAGCCCTGTCCGAATGGAACCAGGAACGGTTGTATCTGAGCCTGGACACAACTGTCGTATGGAATTGCTTTTGCCTTGTCTGGGTGGGTGTGGTGTATCGGGGCAGAACGGTTCCCATTGCTTGGCGAGTGGTGGCATAACCGAGCAGTACCGTCCGGTTGTGGACGATTCAGAGCATACTCAGGCAAGCCCAAAGCATCCTGCCTGATGCGGTCGCAATTGTCCTTTTATTCGACCTGCTTATCCTGGACGATCTGGGGTATGTCAAGAAGGATGAGGCAGAAACATCAGTGCTCTTTGAACTGATTGCTCACCGCTATGAGCGGCGGAGCCTTCTGATTACAGCCAACCAACCCTTCAGCCAGTGGGATGCGATCTTCTCCGACTCCATGATGCAGCTTGTATCAGCAGATTGGATAACTCAAAGTGGAGTTGGACTGGTTGAAAAAAAGCTGGGATTGTCCCTCGCCCATTAGCGATTGCTGGTAGATCCTAACCATCCCACTATCAGTCTGTCGCGCCAGTGCCAGTTGCTAGATTTAGCCCGTTCCAGTTGGTACTACAAACCGATTGAAGTCGATTCTTACGAGTTACATTTGATGAACCTGATTAGGGGTCTAAAATCCGGTAGGTTTGCCAGATTTGCTCAAACGCTTGCATACTTGGCGATTTGTCTGTTTCTAATAGCAAGATACTAATCAAAAAATGAACGAAGAGATTAGTATTTAAGCGGATAAAAATGCTTTGTCAAAAAGATGTGCGTAGTTAAATCACAGCGAGGGTTTGGACTGTCAGGGTTTCTATCGGCTCCTTGGCTAGAGGTGTTTAGAAAGACTAAGCGAATTCTTGCTCTGATCTATCTATTGGGTTCTTATTGACTCCTCAGCTATAACTTTGGCATCAACAATGGTGGATAGAAAGGCGCACTTCCTTCACACAACGAGGACTTAGCAAACTGCTTCTTTTTAAAGTTAAGCAAGAACTTATAAGTCCAAATCCTCAAAAGCCGATGTTTCAAGAATTATTCTCTGACAAGCGCTATAAAAAACTGGCTTTTTAGACTCAAAGTAGAAATCGTCTACAAGCAGTAGACTGAAACGCTTGAAAATTCGTCCTTCAAAATATTCTTTGACAAGAGCTATGAAAAACTGACAAATAGCTCTGGAATGTACAAGCTGACTTGAATATATGGGCGATACTGGATTCGAACCAGTGACCCCATCCGTGTGAAGGATGTGCGCTACCACTGTGCTAATCGCCCAGAGTATATTTCAGATTATGCAAGATTTGCTTTGTGTCAGTATCATCAAGTTGACTGTTACAAGCAACCGTACAACCTACAGTTTTTACAAGAAAAGTAGCCTGAAGGTTTCCTTAGTATAACTTGAAAAGATAGCAATCCATCACGATGTCTTCTAAACTCATAGACGTTTGGCTTTGACAGGACGGTTGCCTCAAGATGACGGCAGCTCAATAAGCAGACTTAGCCGATCGCTGTTGGGGTTGCCATGATCTTGCAGAGGTTGAGAAAGACCGCAGCATCTGAAACAATCAGGCCGAAACGATGAGGAGGAAAGCAATGGCAGATGTAAACGGCGTTTGGCTTGGAACCTATTGGCAAGAAGGAATTCCGACCCGATTTGAAGCAACACTTGTACAAGGTGGAAATGCCTTGAGTGGTCGCATTCTAGATGACAATTATTTAGGAGAGGCACAAATTGAAGGAGAAGTCGTTGGTCGCAGCATTCGCTTTACCAAACGGTATCTAACGACATCCCCTCATCAAGTCGCCTATACCGGAACGCTGGCTGAAACCGCTGATTATATGCAGGGACAATGGCGTATTGGTGTCCTCCATTCGGGAACTTGGGAAGCCCACCGCAGCAACGAAGACCTAACAGCCGATCTAAAGAATCGCTTAGAGCAGCAGATTCCTGTTGCCGCTGGTGAAGCAGTCCTACCCGGATAGAGAATCGGTTTAAGGATGAAGAATTAGGGCGGTTGCTGAACTGATCCATTTACTCGATCGGACTAGTCCCAATTTCCAATTCTCGATCGCCTGATCCCCTGAACACGGTACAGTTACCAAAGTTACCAATCATTTGATTGCAAGGAAGGAGATACAGTGTATTTATTGATCCCTGCGGCTGGCTCAGGACGACGGATGGGGGCGAAACGCAATAAATTACTGTTGCCATTGTTGGGGCAACCCGTGCTGGCGTGGACGTTGCTGGCAGCCAAACAGTCGCAGCAAATCGAGTGGATTGGCATTATTGGACAACCAGAAGACTGGCTCGACTTTAAGAACATCATTAGTCATCTAGAGTTGTCCGACAAAGTTCACTTGATTCAGGGCGGCTCAACTCGGCAAGAGTCAGTGTATCGGGGTTTACAAGGACTACCCACCACTGCTAATCGGGTGCTGATTCACGATGGGGCGAGATGCTTAGCAACGTCCGATCTGTTCGATCGCTGTGCAGAAGCGCTACAATGCTGTGCTGGGTTAATTGCGGCCGTTCCTGTCAAAGATACAATCAAAATCGTGAAGCCGGATAGCCAGATCATCGACCGCACACCCGATCGCAACCAACTGTGGGCGGCCCAAACTCCCCAAGGTTTTGCGGTGGAAACATTGCGCCAATGTCATGACGAAGGGCTGCGTCATGGCTGGGAAGTCACAGATGATGCTGCCCTATTTGAACAATGCGGACTGCCAGTGACAATTGTGGAAGGTGAAGAAACCAACCTGAAAGTTACCACTCCTGTAGATTTGGCGATCGCTGAGTTTATTTTGCGACAGCGAATCAGCCAATAAGCGGCGACCGTCGAACTAACATTCAGTTAGCTTGACAATCGTTCTATGG
This genomic interval carries:
- a CDS encoding (2Fe-2S) ferredoxin domain-containing protein, with protein sequence MDIKPLQQKAKSRGIAVNGQGGYQRHILLCTGLRQSGDTCCPAEEGAKTWKYLGKRLKQLSQEGHNIYRTEVECLMFCRGGPLAVVYPEGTWYCHVTPEVCERIIQEHLLEGKPVEEFRFACNPLLKDL
- a CDS encoding nucleotidyltransferase family protein, giving the protein MPVQTKAQVLALLQEYHQELHRFGVKRCGVFGSFARDTAIHPQSDVDILVVFDPDQKTFDNFIHLSFFLEDLFGRAVDLITVESLSPYIGPHILDEVEYVSVGS
- a CDS encoding IS110 family RNA-guided transposase, encoding MNQNVYAAYIGIDWSDRKHDIYLYDCTTGEIEESVIGAQPDAIAAWVKGLRKRYGNALLAVCLEQKRGPLIYALCQYENLVLYPINPRTVSNYRKAFQPSRAKSDPIDARILVELLQKHQDKLPAWQPESAQMRALRQWVESRRMLVGEKVRLSNRRIAALKNYYPQVLDWFEDKDTQVFCAFVERYPTLKDAQAAPPEELTQFFRSHQVIRRSAITRRIAQIAASGISLTEDPGIVEPMQWLVQTLIGQLKPLLLRLTELTLKIDRCFTALPDAGWFAALPGAGEHLAPRLLAAFGEERSRFDSAQQMMCYFGIAPVRESSGKKNWVHWRWSCPIFLRQTFVEWVNQSRHHCAWAQAYYRMQRAKGNSHPAAMRSLAFKWIRILFGCWKNREPYDEAKYVAALQRKGSPIVKLLGAI
- a CDS encoding class I SAM-dependent methyltransferase produces the protein MSFDFSTASDSITNPLGYFSGQGKDYEKYRLIYPASAIDKILSDLGSLTQITAADIGAGTGIGARLLADRGIRVVAIEPNKDMRTAATLHKNVEFLIGTAEQIPLENASVDLVTSFQAFHWFDFDKSLKEFRRILKPSGHLALIWSFWDQSDLISKEYTRLVFEASKDQEPQSQSGMQLKAWFKSIRYQLFWQGLWLPYFTNLERYEFVSNQSLDFPGLIGLARSQGFTPSEGEGLEKLISDLAVFHQRFCDRQGSVRLTYRTRLYTAISNHP
- a CDS encoding HepT-like ribonuclease domain-containing protein, with protein sequence MRDRLIHNYFGVDYDIVWDVVANKIPTLDAEIRLILKQEYP
- a CDS encoding HepT-like ribonuclease domain-containing protein yields the protein MSPSAREYLQHILDETTYIMTSSTSLDKTKFVQDETLKRAYVRSIEVIGEAVKQLPDGLRQKYDVIEWPVYGWDA
- a CDS encoding BrnT family toxin is translated as MKFEWDQSKAASNLKKHGVSFEEAKTVFDNPLAVIFDDEAHSVDEQREIIIGHSRQNRLLLIAFTERSGNVRIISARLATRNEREDYEQNAL
- the ispD gene encoding 2-C-methyl-D-erythritol 4-phosphate cytidylyltransferase, giving the protein MYLLIPAAGSGRRMGAKRNKLLLPLLGQPVLAWTLLAAKQSQQIEWIGIIGQPEDWLDFKNIISHLELSDKVHLIQGGSTRQESVYRGLQGLPTTANRVLIHDGARCLATSDLFDRCAEALQCCAGLIAAVPVKDTIKIVKPDSQIIDRTPDRNQLWAAQTPQGFAVETLRQCHDEGLRHGWEVTDDAALFEQCGLPVTIVEGEETNLKVTTPVDLAIAEFILRQRISQ